The following nucleotide sequence is from Carassius gibelio isolate Cgi1373 ecotype wild population from Czech Republic chromosome A24, carGib1.2-hapl.c, whole genome shotgun sequence.
GACTAAGATCATCCATCGGGATGTGTAGCCAGAGATGGAGAGACACAGCACCAGTCATTTCATATCTGCTATAAAAAAAGATTCGCTCTCTTTCCCTGGAGGGTTCATCTTAGTATCTTTTATCAAACATCTACATCTTTCCTAAGAAATATTTCTCACTCTTTGActcttgttgttttttgttgcagCATTCACAATTGTCCTCTCATTGCACTCACTCACTTTCTTTGCTTTGTTATTGCACATGATATTGGCATTATTTTGTATGTAAACTTCTTTTCTTTTGAATGATTTGTGTTTGTAATAATGACTTTGGCCTCCATCAGAGACCAAATAACTGCACTTCCAATTAACTCTATCCTACAGCAGTCTGTCATGACTGAAAAACAAATTTAGGGAAAGAATAAAACTACTGATGTAGAAATCTGATTTGCATGGCCATTGTCTGGTTAATAGATTTTCTGTTTGTGATGTTTCTTAACTGAGAGTGTTAATTCCAGTTTGACAGGATGCAATGAttgcgtgtctgtgtgtggttgtgtgttgaAAGCCTTGGTTTGTTGTAAATAATGTATGTTGTAATATTCTGACCGTTTGCACCCTAGCAGCAAGGTTCTTGCAATAATGTTGAACTAAAACGATTAGTTTAACACTGTCTATTTTTGTAAGCATGATATTTATTGAGATGTTTGTACATCGTTTTGTATGCTCAAATATGTTTTATCTGAAGATAACTGCAGGCGTAAATTCCTTTTCATGTGTTCCTGAAAGATCTTTAACAAAATGAAACTTTCATGTGAAAGTGCCAGTGTTCTAGTATCtccaaaaaagtaattttatcaATAAATTGTTTGATGTTTTGACATTATCTTAAGTACCAATTAAGTACTTGTTTAGTacacaaggtgttttttttttgttttgttttttgaggttATATATTTGGAGGGTTTGGCCATCAGGACAGTCCAATGGATTCAGTTacattatttctaaattataGATGACAACAAAAGAAACTGGTTAGATCACATGCACATGCCCCCAAAAAACGTGCTACTCATTCTAGTTCAGTTAGCAATTAAAATGCTTGGATTACAGCCAGAATTATAAGGGAAATTATGTAATGGCTGGAATCAGGGCGTTCCTGTAGAGAGTGGTTTTATGAGTGCTGTGGACCACAAACAAGAACTGAACAGGTTTGGTCTGTAGTAAGACTAAAGAATTGAGCGCAGACTCATGCTAAATCAAATTACCATGGTACTACCATGTATTTTGCACATGATATTCTATTAATTTTCTTGGAGAatcttaaaaacattaatattgcaaTCATTAGTCACATTGTTCTACAtcaatattatagtattattaccATCTGAAACTGCCACAATATGAGAGGCAGCAAAAGtcataaaatgttaaatgcaCTGATTTCTCTTCATCATGAAAATCTCAGAGAACATGTGAACATGTTATCTCCATACTTGAAAGTGTATAGGTTGGGGAAACACTTGCAATTAATCTACTACTATCGGTTAGGAAGAATAATTCACAAAATATGCGATCATTTCATCTGATAACCCAACGCTGCACCCTGGGGAACCAGATTGCGCTACACGTGTCAGACTGGGTTTGAGCGCTTCAGGGCCACTCTACCCACGAGTCGATGTTATTGAACGAATCATTAGCATTCACGTCAATGTCCAGAACATGTTCATCCCCTACGAGCCGACCTCCTGCCTTTACGTTTCTGATTTCAGTTAAAGGCATGATAACTACAGTCAACGTACTTGCAGCTAAGCTGTATACAAAATGCTTTTAGTAATTCAAATAGTAATTATTAAAACGTAGGCATATGGCTACAGCATAAGCAAACAGCATCTGAATAAAGGAACTGATTATTTGCTCAGTGACTCAATCTTGTTCACAAGAAAGAGGGAAAGATATTCATCATACATAAGGCTTAACACAGTTAAAATGACATAAGGGCGTTACTATTATTTTTCAAGTGTCTGCTGTTGACAAAATGAcaccataaataaatacaaatattccaggctacaacacattaaaataataaatgcctTAATGCCATATGAAGTCAAGGCAAACAGATTTCTGGAATTAGCAACAATTTTTGAGCATAGCTCCCATAAGgagtttattttaattgtttgattATTAGGTCTTCTTTCTGGCCCTAGAAGAGGACAATCATCCAGGCTGGACTGGCCCACACAATACCCTAAATGTTTTGCATGGGGTTAGGGAAGTTggtataaatacattatttatcaataaataacagattaaaacaaattatattttttaataattaaaatgcatttaacaatattaatattcaattatataacaggctattaattatttaattcatatttttctgcagttaaaggggtcatataatgcgatttcaagttttcctttccctttggagtgttacaagctgttcaaaAATAGagaagatccctaaagttgcaaagaataaagtttcaaatccaaagagatattctttatttaaGACTTGGCCACGCCCTCCTTGAATGctttgtttaaacacgcccccacatgtctaagtCACGatgtgagaagatttgcataatgccgcccaaatgttctcGCAAAGAAAGAAAGCGGAACTTTGATACTCGCTGTTGCCACAGGTGCCATGTCGTGGAAAcgctgtttcgttgtgaaagtgaaaatactttttttggccTTTGATGGCCTTTGATTCatatgtgtgcagtgcatttggaggactgtttcctgatcctgaaAGAGTAGACTACATTGAGGCAGTTCTGAATCTCAAAGGATTTGCCACAGATGATTCAAACgtcagttttgagcagtgtagagtagcgcttgttgtttgtcatttctcagatcacaaatgcagacatggttttatgtttatatgGCACGATGCAAAGCAATGCATTTAAAGactgtataagtcattataatcagtaattatgtccccactggatgcaacaaatgcctcgtttataatgttgttgttttttttttgtttttttttgtcatgtcggGTAATCATGTGGGGTCCCCTCAATCAGCAGGCCCTGGGGCTTCAGCCCCGCCTAGCCCTTATGTCAATCCGCCCCTGAATAGGCGTATaatgttcacacaaaaaatataattctgaCTGAGAACAGGAGAACAACAGAGATGTTAAAATACATACTCTTCTGAGTTTTATAATGAAGTCTTATgttttattgcaattaaaaatgacTGATATCTCAAAAAGACATGCACTTGTGAATGACGCGAGCTCCTGCAAACTCATGAATGCAACACAAGatttacataaatgtaataacttgccattttggtttgtttttcacCAAACTACAGTATACCTTCAGTACATTTGGAATATACACCACGAGATGCATAGATTATTTTATGACAGATTTGCATCCACTTATAGAATGAAAAGTGAAAGTCACCGTTCCCTGATATTAAATGGGTAAGTGTTAGCAggaaatttttttgtgtgtgttttgacaaAAGAAGGTAGGCCAAATAAGCCTTTAGAGCAGTTCATTTGAAACAGGTCCTCTAAGCACCCCTAACacatcacattttgtatgtctccctatatCTGACACATCCATTTCGGGTCTTGCAATCCTCCAATAAACTGATGAGTTTAATCAGGTGCAATAGATGAGGCAGACACAGAAAATGTGGATTGCTGGTGGTGCTCGCAGGaccggtttgaaaaccactgttctGCACTTCCTCAAGGCAGAATACCAGTCCTCTGCTGCTGCAGTTGTAGGGATTCTTAACCCGTTTTATGGCaactacatttaatatttttctcaTCAAACAACCAGACTAATGAATAGCTCGACACAACCCAGTTTGGCTTCCTGTTTCCCACCCCGAGCACTGCACATTTTCTGTCTACCTCATCTATCACAGCttattcaactcatcagctcattagtagagactgcaagacctaaAATGGGTTTGTCAGGTATAGGGAAACATAAGCAAAAATGTGAGGTTCTGTAGGGTGCTTGCAGGACCGGTTTGAATACTGCTGCTGCAGAAGACCTGATGATGACGGGCGGCACGGTTTGATCTTtgactgaccaatcagcagaAAGGGGCGGTTATTTCCCGCCCACGTGTGTAAATcgattattcattcatttctctacccctgaacaacaacaaaaaaataaaaaataaaataaataaataaataaggcgaattcttgtttttgaaacaaaaataaatagatagatagatagatagatagatagatagatagatagatagatagatagatagatagatagatagatagatagatagatagataataaaaTGACCAAAATATACACTGACCGTAAACGATTCTTATGTGAAGCAATTAGTCAAAAGATTCGAATCGCTGATTTGAATCAACCTGCCCAGTGCTACCACCCACTTCCGAGCTCGACTAGAaagagacagacggacagagcGCAGCGCACTAGCGCAGCGGCAGTGAACACAACACACCCGTCATCTACCCCTCTGTCACCACAGACTCTCCACCGATTCACCTCCGGCTGCCTCATCCAGGCATGGCAGACGGCTTTACCCCATCATGGCAGTGCTACATTACACCCTTGACTTCAAACTCCGTGCGCCAGGTAAATTTCAGTGAAGTGAATGAAGGGGGCGAGTggaagaggagaggaagaggagggctCGTGTTGCACTGCAGACATGCGGGCCTCCTCGCAACTGCTCCGTAAGCGTTTTATTGTCTTTATAATAGCAGGGAGGCTGCAGTCCCACTGCTGCATTGCCGAGATGGCCACGGGATGCATGTGTTATTGTATTCGTATGGCTTTTTTGTTGTGCATGTCCTCCTGACGTTTGCTCTGATAATTGACCTTCTGGGGGTAGCATAGCGGTGTTAGCAGAGGCTAATGTTGGCTCTGTATCATGTATTTGAATGAAGCTCATAAATGAACATACATATGCACTGACTACCAGACGAATTATATTAACACATATATTGCCTTTTGCATATTATCTGTTTTTATGAATGAACCGCGCGTGACCTCGTTATAGGCACTATTCCCGTAACGTTAAATATTTTGGATCTAgcgggttttattttttttattttttttgacagccgtGCCTCTATTTCACTGTCTAATAATATCGCAAGAAGATAAGATGAGAATTCATGCGTGCATACCACATCGATCATACTTCGATATACACACAAGCATGCCATATCTGTTTTGTGATCAGTGTGACAGGTGCAGACTATCATGTACTATGTTTtggattaatataaaataaatttatggcTGCATAAGCATATCTGTACGTTGCAGTTCACCCTACTTTTATAAGCTGTCGAAATAATAGGAATCAATATGAATCGGCTTGATTGGGTAGATGTGCTTAACTAGGTTAAAGGTTACTAGGTTTTATTCAAGAGCAATTTGAATCCTGGAATGAAATTAATTATCATATAAAATGAGAATTATGGTGGAAATTACGAAATATAATTCATTTGATTCCATTTCATTCGATTATTAAACGtattttattcaaaaatgaaaatgatttgttCGCTGTCACTTTACTATACACTTTAAAAGTAGAAAAGTTGCattaaagtgaatggtgacttAAGCTGtcagttcttaaagggatagttcaccaaaaaaagaacagaaaatgccatgtcgttcaaaacctgtAGGAATTTGTCTtctattgcatgtaaaaaaaaaagaaaaagaaatcttaAATCTGCAAATGAGTTGAGCCGCATGCAGTAAAATTGGCATTAGTGTCAGTTTTTTTCCTCTCAGTCAAAAGATCTTCTTTATTAGAAGTTAAATTAATCTGTCTGTTGTCCCTCTCTCTGTTTAGCTGACGTCTCTGCGACTGTACGTGGCTTACAGTCTATTTTTCAAGAGCAGGAAATGACAGAGAATGTCCATGACTCGGAGGGACACGGGTATCTGGCAACGTTTCTCGGCAAGAACGGCAGGTGAGCAGCTTTGCCTCAAAGCTTCAGTAGAACATCAGTGTCTTACGCAACATGGCGCAGTATGCAAAATCTGTTCAACAGGTTTTGTATAGCTGAAAGGAGGAGGAACCAGAATTTAAATCCCCTCTCATTACATAGAGTTTTTAGCAATGACTCATCAGCTAGGAAAAACAAGAGACAAGTTTCCTTTTGATCAGGACATTCCATGGAGTTTTTTCATGTTCTCCGTAACGGCTAAGTGTAATGTTGAAGCTAACTGACAATAATGATGCCTGACCACACAAACGCCCCACTAAAAACACCAGGTGTGCTCCTGTGTTCAGACACTGTTTAGGATGACCGTTGATCGGCCAGTTAAGTGCAACAAAGGAAAGCATTTAGAAGAGTGCACTGTGATTTTTAGTGGCTTTGTGCATCGGATTTAAAGGCTTTGGAACTCACTTCCTGTTTTATTTGTGACTCGCTGTAAACACAGCTGTTTGggctttgttttactttttggcAAAGTGTTTGACTGCAGTTTTGAGGGTTTAATTGCGCTTCTATTCCTTGTAATCAGGTTTGCCATCTTACGAATGCACTCCCATGGTctggtgacctttgacctgcagtGTCTTGAAGGGGATGATGTAGTGCAAGTGGACAATGTGAGTTAACAGAACGTAGGTGCTATCAGGATTGATAGAGATGCATGATAACTTAATGTTCATCTTAAAAGTACTAATAAAAccctgttgcattaattcttcaatctcaaaataaatattcacCCCCCCCACGTtcacttttagcatttaaaacaattgtcaaattattttcacatttaccaTCATTATATTGTAGCTTTTAAAACTGGGATATCTGATTTTAAGAAAGGAGTCATTTGCACTTGTTCCTTGTCACTTGATAACAACAGGACACAGTCATTACATTTAATCACATTTAAATGTAGTTAGGTAAAGCTGAATATTTAGCagtcattactcaagtcttcagtgtcacatgaaccagATGTCAATCTAATAGgctcactttttattattatcatcagctttatgctgcttaatatttttggagaAAGTGTGATATAATATAAGAGTTAAGAAATAAGAGTTAAGATGAATAGAAATTCAAAAGACTTCAGAAGCTTTTATTTGGATAATGCATGcttcctggaaaaaaaaactgttttgtattGTACAACTTTCTGACCTCTAAACAAATCAGCCAGGAGGCGAGAGTGATTCaaccattttaaaatgtgtttacttCCTGTTTCTCTTTATTTGGAAGGTCATAATTAAGACAATGTTTTCTTTGTAGCTGCTGAATGCACTGGAGAAGAAATTGAAGGCTCTCCTGGATGGAAAAATCCAAAGGATCAAGAGGTATTTTCATTCTGAATCGGTTGCCTTTAAATTCAATGAATGCAATGAAATTCCTTCATTGTTTACTCGCCCCCATGACATTTCAAGCATGTATTCTCTGGAACTTTATCTTGGTCTGTTTAACTGAATGTGTTCTGTCAGACTCCCTGTGCTGATTCGAGGCGGTGATGTTGACCGATACTGGCCCACTGCTGACGGCAGGTTGATGGAGTACGATATCGATGAAGTTGTCTACGAGAAGGATTCTGCCTACCAGAACATCAAAATCTTGCACTCGCGGCAGTTTGGCAATATGCTCATTCTTAATGGGGATGTCAGTAAGTAAAAAGGTTCTTGTTTGTTTACTAGTTTCAAATGCATTACAAATTTCAGGGATGTTGTGTCATGTGAACACATGGTAATTTAGTGTAATCAAATGACAGACCTGGCAGAAAGTGATCTGCCCTACACTCAGGCCATTATGGGCAGCGGCAAAGAGCACTATGCTGGGAAGGAGGTACTTATTCTGGGAGGAGGAGACGGTGGAATTCTCCATGAGGCGGTGAAGCTCAAACCAAAGATGATCACCATGGTTGAGATATCCTTTATGCTAAGACTTGACTGCAGTTAAATGGAAAACTACTTCATGTTTTGTAACTTTTAGATATGTACTTTccttaattaaatatttacattgacGAGTTGGTGATTGATGGATGTAGGAAGCACATGAGAAAGACATGCGGGAATGTTCTAGATAACTTGAAGGGAGATTGTTATGAGGTAAGAACTGAATGATCTGTGCAGTGACATTTTATCCCGGTCCCAGTTCTAAACGCACCTGCCCAGCTTCAGTTTATAACTATAATGTCATACTATAATGACTATATTACACATTCTTATTCATTTATAAGTTGCTAAACATATTTTTATCCTTGAATTTACAATGAGGCCCATTTCCTGCTTTTGAAACAAGTGCAATGTAGACAGTTGAGGGAAATTGCCCAAACTCTGGACAACTTCCAGCTTTTTTTTGGCTAACAATGAATGAATAGCattctttttttatcaaattttccCCTTTTGTGTTTCAGATATTGGTACAAGACTGTGTCCCCGTACTTAAAAAGTTTGCAGAGCAAGGGAGGACATTTGATTACGTCATAAATGACTTGACGGCTGTCCCTATTTCTACAGCACCGGAGGAAGGTTAGTGCACTGTATATGCAGCTGTGTGTTTCTGACTGAGCCATACAAATATTAAATCTATTCACATGATCTAAATTTTTCAATAGATTCAACATGGGAGTTCCTGAGACTCATCCTTGACCTCTCCATTAGAGTTCTGCGGCCTGGTGGGAAGTACTTCACACAGGTGAGGGGGGCAGGTAGTTCTGCTCACTGTAAAGTTTTGCTGTTTTTCATTccttttaatgcattgttttctgCCTGCAGGGTAACTGTGTGAACCTGACTGATGCGCTCTGTGAATACGAAAAGCTTTTGTGCAGACTTTCGTGCAAAGTGGACTTTTCCAAAGAGGTGGTGTGTGTTCCCTCATATATGGAGCTGTATCCTTTTTAAATGACCAAGTTTCAtggtgaaatacatttataatgggtGAGAAATACAGTATGTCGGTGAATAAGGCATTTCTACAATGCAGGGCCCAACAGAAAGGATTatgttttcagaaataattataaatttttaggaatttatatttagaattatttaaatgttaaatggttaataatattgttgaacaaaaagttaaaaaaaatatttaaattatatgtatttatatagatagatggatagatagatatagatataacatttaaaagaaaaataaacattaatacatgtaccttttataaacaaaattatacatgaatatacatgtatacacacacacacacatacacgccaagaaccaagagaaaacattaccatctacagccgcgagagggcgctatatgctgctcagtggtagactacagcagtggttcccaaagtaggggtcgcgaccccacggtgggtcgcgggaccccggcgcaggggtcgcgagatgatttcgatataggctttatatatttttgtttcaattaatttaactctttcgcatcgcacgtacgatcacaccggtgtgatcagtctaggctagtccctggagtgtacgaccacaccggtcagtgcatgacgtgaaattcaaatgtgctctcgcgagttggctggcgctgagccagagacaagtgcgctcagagctgtcatcacaacttttcagtgttttcaaccacataatgtttattttaggtttcagacatataagtactagaaaaaacaatacatttagagtttgtaaaatac
It contains:
- the LOC127946543 gene encoding spermine synthase-like translates to MAVLHYTLDFKLRAPADVSATVRGLQSIFQEQEMTENVHDSEGHGYLATFLGKNGRFAILRMHSHGLVTFDLQCLEGDDVVQVDNLLNALEKKLKALLDGKIQRIKRLPVLIRGGDVDRYWPTADGRLMEYDIDEVVYEKDSAYQNIKILHSRQFGNMLILNGDVNLAESDLPYTQAIMGSGKEHYAGKEVLILGGGDGGILHEAVKLKPKMITMVEIDELVIDGCRKHMRKTCGNVLDNLKGDCYEILVQDCVPVLKKFAEQGRTFDYVINDLTAVPISTAPEEDSTWEFLRLILDLSIRVLRPGGKYFTQGNCVNLTDALCEYEKLLCRLSCKVDFSKEVVCVPSYMELWVFYTIWKK